TTCCCTGCTCTTTCTAATAATCGTGTGATACAACTTACTatacagagtgtgcggtcatccctgctttgtatcgcattaatacaagtgtgcggtcatccctgcttgcgttaggttgcgTGGTTGGCCCAactgtgcggtcatccctgcttgcgttaacgttggtacctgttcagttgcgtaggtgtgtggtcatccctgcctgcgtaacgttgagtcccaatatatgtgcaggagcggtgattaaagtctgcacttgtaaatattggcagcaatcagggctatccgattcTACCGGGTACGGGCCCGCGGGGATCACAGGCAGTGACCCCCTTGCACGttacataactatcttgcatgtcgacatatttatcttgcatgtcgacatattttaTAGAAAGATAAATTGCaaacaaggggcagagatatgccaccatagtaaAGGGTCTGCTAATTAACGGCATTATCTTGTATTAGATTTCTTTTTTGACTGCCATTTTTACGGACGTTTCTAAACCGTTGAACAGAATGGATAATAAAACGGAAAGCAAAACGGAACGGAAcaacggaaaacggaaaattTTATATTAGATCATTTACttgataaataatgaataaGCCATAATCGATTTACTTTATgtaaattgtttatacatgaaTTATTCTTTAAGTTTTTAATATCACAGGcccgtagcatcgtttttgaaagtggggggccagactcatccaaaaaaccttgacaagcaaaaaaagaaaaaaaaaaaaaaaaaaggaaattatgactttcccaaaatcttcaaaatcctaatccgggggggggggggggggggggggggggattggcgaagtatataacttcaatttcaatccttatttccttattttcatattaattttttacatgctcccaaaaaagtggggggggggggcaactccatgttaattacattttttatatgtaaattttaaaaattggttgctgcgagaaaaaaaggggggggggggctgccccccccccccccccccccccccccccaatgctacgtgcctgtatcaTTGATTTGAATATGTTTCATGTCAAAATTATACACTTTTCAAATGAATAACTTGATACATTATATTTTCCGCTCCCCTTGCAGTTCCGTTTTATGTTTTGCGAtactcaaattttacatagacaGTGAAAAAGTACCCTTTGAACTCCATGTAAACAAGAACGTTGAACATACAATTATATCGTCTTTAAATAAATTGCAATTAAGCAATCAGTTATTTGCGTCATCTAATTCCGGTCGTTATAAGCCAACAATGAATTAACGTTATCAATTTAGAATCTGTGACCATTAACTACAATCTAGTCGGAAACAATGATCAAGCGTGGAAAAAAAAGATCCAATGTGATAGAATTCATACATTTCATACATTGTCCTATTAGTTCAGGAcagagctacatgtatcaggaACAACGTTAATCTGAGATCGGTCGGTATATGGCAAACataaatattgtgaatattgcctttacccccccccccccctctctctctctctctctctctctctctctctctctctctctctctgtatgaTTTTGGCTACAGTCAAGTATATCGATGTACGGCAAGGCCCTGTACATGGGATATTTTACCATTTCAAACCGATTTTCATTCATACAACACCTAGAAACGCCAAAACAAATGCAATTGTTCCCCGAACACATAACGATTAGATTACTACAACATTGAACAATTAAGTGTTACTATGGCAAAAAATACTTAACATTCAATGtccatatattttttgtataaccTTGAGGTTATATTAATTGGCGTAACTTAAAAAGTGGGACAGAAAGTCAATTCCGGGGTAGTATCGTCATCAATGGAAAATTTGTTCCCTGAATTTTTGTCCATTGACAtcatttcaattcttttatacatgtaatgataaagTCGTTCATGTACGTCACTTTAAATAAAATCCTCTGCATGGTCCTTTAATAGGTATCGGCAGACggaattttttaaaccaagtgCATTAGAGTTAAAAGTGAAAGCTATTATCTTTGAGTGATGTTTACTAACTTTCTCTAATGGTAACAAGCAAAGTCAATAAAAAAACTATATTCATTATCCTCTGTCTATCCTTGTCTTTTAACTCTAAAAACAATTCTCAAGCATTTATTCTTTACGGAGGACTAACAAAATGGATAATCATTACTCATAGAATATACAGTAATACTGGAAGATGAATGAGTGGTGATTACGAGTACAATGTATTATTCTGAGTGCCCTGAAAAAGCTCATgccgatttttttaaataactttcatGTATCTTCCATTCTCATTGTAAGCGAATTTGACTCGATAAAAggtaataaataaacaaaatatgagaTTGCATGTTTGTATCACTTGCTACATGAAATTTATGAGAAGTTTGAAGTATCGTTCTAGTAATAAACCctaaaattattatcttcatgtTATGCAAATGACATCATTTTAATCCATGTTTGCTGCTAAAAGTAGTAgtaatgtatttcaaaaatacagaaaaaaaaaacaagaggcccaggggccaaatcgctcacctgagcaacaattgccttaattctgatcaaattagcatcaaaatatcttgacaactaagtacagtagatcttgctaaaaaattgaaatttttatccacctctttttttttttggtaaataccaagccccttttgttgttgtacccgtaagaagatttttctctattactatataccccccacccccccccccacccccccccaccccccatttcgtggccccacttttctctagggaatcatggtttcatcaaacttaaatctgcataacctgtgctttcacactaaagtactgagttttggaccgaaaacattcccagaatatttttaaagattttctctatatattcctatgtaaaaattcaaaccgccatcacggccccaccctaccactagggactgtgattttgcaaacttgaatttacactacccgaggatgcctctacacaagtttaagcttttccggccaaacaatctttaaaaagaagatttttaaagaatttgtctacatattcctatgtaaaaattcatcccccattgtggcctcaccctacccctggactattatttaaacaaacttgaatctatatgatctggggatgcttctactcaaatttgggctttcctgacCTAATagttttaagaagaagattcttaaagattttctctatatataaaaatttatcccccattgtggtcacgccctacccccaaggaccatgatttgaacaaacttgaatctacactatccgaggatgcttccactcaaatttgagctttccgggcctaatagtttttaagaagaaaatttttaaggattttctctttatattcctatgtaaaactagaTCCCCcaattatggccccaccctaccctctgggattatgatttgaacaaacttgaatctacactatccgaggatgcttccactcaaatttgagctttcctgacttaatagttttgagaagaagatttttaaagattttctttatatattcctatgtaaaacttgatcccccaattgtggccccaccctacccccagggactatgatttgaacaaacttgaatcaaaactacctgaagatgctttcattttaattttagcttttctggcctgatagtttttgagaagaagatttttaaagattttctctatatattcctatctaaaacttgatccccctcttgtatctcctccctacccccggggaccatgaagtgaacaaacttgaatctacactacctgaggatgcctccacacaagtttaagcttttcaggccgaatagtttttgagaagaagatttttgaaaaataccaacaaattttcaataattctcaaatatctcccctttaaagagggcgtggcccttcatttgaacaaacttgaattcccttctcctagtggtgctttgtgccaaatttggttgaaatctgaccagtggttcttgagaagaagatgaaagtgtgaaaagtttacaacaacgacgacaacgacgactacgacgacaacgacagacaacggacaaattgtgatcagaaaagctcacatgagcctttggctcaggtgagctaaaaacattcaaaagttTCGTCACAATGATGAACAATGCCAATATATTTGATACATGCAAATTAACATAATAatggtacatatacatgtatatgtatgttatACCAGgggtttatgttttattttggtcTCGCACAATGCATTGGTGCCGTGTTTTTAAGCGCACTGCCACAGATGTAACTTTCTCTACCATACAAAATAAATGGCATAATTTACATATACGTTATTTATGCAATCATGGTTTTTTTGGCATGAAATGTGCACTCGTATGAATGAAAGTTGCGTATTGATGCACGCGAGATAATATTTGACGTtactaaaaaataatgaatttgattATATTTACTTAATCAATTTTCTTCATTGCAGGATTTGCTGAGGCGTCGAATCTTTCAGATCTTGTCGACAACTTGTTCCAGAATTATCACACGCACGTTCGACCAGTGTGCGACTCAGATTCTCCAATCCACGTCAAGCTCGGAATAGCCGTTCGACAGATAATAAATCTTGTAAATACAAATGCAGTCAATCTACAAATATTTCAGCAGTTGTTTCGATAATGAGATTGCTCCCTGCAGGAAATAGGCACATAGTGTCTATTTTTGCAGCTctaatgttttaataatgtgCATTTATAATCTATCTTTGTTGATTGATTCATAGTCTGCATTTTATTGAGCATATCAGAGAATTCGAAGTGTCATTTCTAATGAGAACAAAAATCACTTCTCTGTTCATTACCTCGTGATAGAGTGGTCTACACATGAATAGAATGGTTCATGTTTGATTCTTGTCTAAGGTTTAGCCATTAATGGGAGGCCGAAGTATATGTAAAACGTTGCGGTACTGACAATTGCGGGGTGGAGTGGGGGTGTTAACGAAGAAGGAGACCATAACACGTTCTGATGCATTGAAAGTGCAAAATCATCGTAGATCGCAATCGGTCAAGAGAAATTGAACAATCAATCTTACCTCTAACCAACATAGAACTATTTTAATAAGACCTTGGACTTACGGTAGGATGTAACCATCTTTTTCGtacgtcaaaacaagttaaaaatgacgccgGTTTCaggtgaaatatacacaaattGCGTGGTCTTAGCTCAAGAATCGGTGAgaggccagcaatgaaatagattGGCTAGgcatacgtcacattgctgtttggcacaactacccaaagtccaagctcctgttaaaatggttccaacATTATGCTTGTATAGTGaccaaaatttgtgttttttaacattatttttaaatatattttaaaaaagaagaagaaagaaacCGGCAGGGCAgaatttttccaaaaatgtgaacatttttcGTATGTCCaacaaattatcatatttcaatagtaaaattaattactttcgAGATACACACATTTTCGAGACAACCCCCCTGTGAAATTGGGATTGTCgatgaattgattttttaatgtaaagatAACGAATACAATAAGAAAACTTCAGgcgaaaatttcatttaaattatttagattCGATCGGTCGCGTTTACATTTTCTCTAAGCAACATACAGTTGATAAAGAATAAATCTTGATCGATGAAAATGATAGTAAACTTTATAATGGTCCTCTGACAATTTTAAGAGATAAGATTTCGTAAAACCAGCAATATACATTCAATTGTTCGAAGgtgaaacaatattgttaatatactgtggtttcatcaaaattcgttgaataccaattttcgtggattttgtttttaagtttaaccatgaatttgaatgtttattgaatttaaGTGCATTTTATACTAAcaatttgtattgatagggttattggccacgaatttaagtatccttgaaactgtgattttcactttatccacgaaaattgatacccttgaatattaaggAAACCACAATATACCGCACTGATTATCTGTGTAAATAACTGATTTGGTCAAAGTCAAAGCGTGCTCCCGCAAAACCGCCAATGCAGCGGTATAAATCTAGTTTATCatatacagtcatttcatgcatatcttttacaattttatgctatgctatggtatgcgattttaatgatatgctatgagatttgtatgctatgctatgagatttgtatgctttgctatgagaaattgaaatgaagggcttaatgatatggtatgctatgcaatggtatgctatgagatttgaacaaaaacgcttccttacacagaagagttccacacattttgaagtgaaataataagaagccaaagtttaccacaaatctatcatgtaaacatttatttattcaaataaaaacatttaaaaccgagttaaaataatgttgtgtgctatgctatgctatgatatgacgaatgcgattctatgagattgtatggtacatgtagatatctTAAAACGGAGTATCTTAAAATCGAAATTCCATTTTTACTAAATCAATACCTTGccaatttgaatattaaattatactattaatatatcttttttcttcttaGAATGAACCCAAACAGATAATAGAAATCAATGCATGGATTAGATTGGTATGTATAACGTTTAATTTTAATACTTTGTAacgataaatatatttacaacagCATTGTttatacagtttttaaaataatgttttgcaaagcaaatatttaattcGCTCTGCAAgatcaaaagaaaatttactgCAGTAACTGTCTTTCAAATTTCAAgctgagagaaaaaataatggAGTTTACTTATTGCCTGGGTGAGATATATGTGAACAATGCAAATCAAAAGAGTTAGACAAGcaaattcattgaaaatattggtcttaaaaaaaagtttaaagattgaTACATGTACGCAAACATAATATTGTTGTCGACCTCTCGTGTCCTTAATCCTCTATTATGAACAAGCTGTTGCGAGTAAAATAATGATccttaaaacacaatttcttaATTACAAACCATTGTCACCAGTAACACAGATGTGTTTGACATTTCATATTAGATACGTGGTCAATTCCAGCCTTTTGAAAAGATTCTTTAAAAATAGATAATTACTAATTTATTTAGTATCCGAGTGCACAAAACAATACATATGCAAACAAAACACCGTGTTATTGATACTCCCCCCTTTCGTGTACATTTAGTTTAAAGAAACAGCTGTTTTCTTTATAAGTGCTGATGCACGTGTAAAGAACCAAATTATGGGAGGGGGGGTTAAGATTTTAAGGTTAATTAGCAAACGAAATCGTTGTTTACCGATGTCTCTAAGTTAACAAAAGAACGAGAATTATCGACAGCTATATTGATAACAAGTAATGAATTGCTCAGTATGTTTGATGCCCAAAAAATAATGATGCctattaataatttttcattagcTTCGTTAATGAACTCTGTTGAGGAAAACTATTAAAGCACTTCATATATAACTTTGCAATTTTTCACTGAATGACACGcatttaatctatatttcacaagCAACACTtgagttcattttattttttatttattaaacgtCTTACTAAACAGTTTATTTGATTGAGCAATAGCAAGGACTTGTGCACTAAGGTCTTAGGGAAGTTAACAAACTTTAAAACGTATTTTACCAcgtctagtacatgtatgaaacttcaaactttttttaagcAACGGGTAATTTAGTCATGATTGCTCTTTGGCAACGATTTAATTCTAATTcctgaaaaacaataaataaaactctGTACATTTAAACGGAAAATAGTAGTTGTTTCAATATCTTCTGTTCTAGCGCTGGAATGACTGTCACATGCGATGGAATAGCTCGCAATACGGCATAGGACATTTTGTTGTCCCGTACAATAAAGTCTGGGTACCCGACGTAACTCTATATGACAAGTAAGAATTGAATAATTTGTACTTCAttctgtaaatattaattttctagCCGTCAGTAGGTCAACAAGGCCTTTTCTCTTGATTGTACAGAAAACAAAGCTGCAGCCATTGTTGCcatattgtgaattttataacaATGGTGTTAAACCAAAAATCGATTAAAGACAGATCAGGTCCATATATTGACTTTGTGGAGCAAAAATTCAAGCTGTAAATATTATCACCATCCTATTGATTCAAAATAATCAAAAGGTTATATAATTCTAGTTGATTTTAAAGTACAACTAAATTTTAGTCTCAATTAATGCGGTTATAGAATTACATGACAAGAAATGAGGTAATGAGGGGCCGTAAATTTTagaatcaaatttaaaaaaaataaaactgcttAAATTTATGTAAAGTCTGTCCAAAGATATTGCAACAGAAATGAAAGTAcccagatgataacgttgaaaataTAACTGACTTCCGcaaggagaaaagatgtcacaatttcccattttaaataaccgtgaaaaatctttttcgttCTTGTAAATTTCTTCTAGTGAAAATTCATATGGCAATAAagataatttgaatattttccttttcatagatttttattgacttctttcacaggtatgttttattaaaaattgtccataagtgctgcataaatatcttgggacataCTACAAGTATTTTGTACTCGTTAACGCATTACAAGCATGTACTATAATGTCTTCTTTCTTTCTACTGGTACGCGGAAAGTGTTGACAGTCAGTTGCTTGGACTTAAAGACTACAGGCCGGCCATCTACTCTGACGGCAGTGTCGTGTATAACTTCCCAACTGTTATCTCAAGGTGACTACAACTTTCAAGACGTTTCAATCATTGTTAAATATTTCTCTCCTCATGTGAATATGGGTtaaacctttttaattttttatgatcaTAGCTTGTGCAAAGTTGACGTGACTTATTTCCCCTTTGATAAACAAATCTGCCGTTTGCAATTCGGATCTTGGGCACACAACGGTTTAGAACTCAACATGTCTGGCATAAGCAACGAGGCAGACCTTAGTGCGTTTGTGGACAGTGTTGAATGGGAAGTGACGTCAGTTCCAATGGTGCGCCATGTCCTGTACTATAAATGCTGCCCGGAACCTTATCCGGATGTGACGTTTTatctaaaaatgaaaagaaagccTCTGTTCTATTTGATGAATTTGGTGTTTCCCTGTATGCTGATTTCAACCGTAGCCTGTTTGGGGTTCATCTTGCCTCCAGACAGTGGAGAAAAGGTTTCTCTGGAGATCACAGTGTTATTGTCCTTAGCTGTGTTTCTGATGGTCGTATCAGAAACTATGCCTCCTTCCTCCGAAACATTCCCATATATAGGTAAAACATTGCTTTCTTTCTAGATAGTTTATTCAGTGTTTGAAATGGCGcgttaaactttaaattttctctatgaactttaaaatttgcatgtaCAATATTAACGAAATCAGTAAGTATGAAGGTTGCGTTTATTCTGACCCtttaactaaaatattttcataagttTTCTTTACACTAATAAATGACACTAAACACTTTATATCTTATCAAAAATTGGCCATAAAAACCATCTTGATGTCATTTCGTGTATTTGgctaataattatattttttcacgATTACCccgtttctttttttcttcacattgcTTTACGATTGTGAACAGAAGTACATGTAAACTCCACGTGTGCCATGCTATTGTTTTCAGCATGATATATTGTGATGGTTTTTTTCAACAGGTGTGTACTTCACGTGCGCCATGTTGTTGGTTTCGATGTCTTGTCTCATGACTGTGGTCGTCCTGAACCTTCACTTTAAGGGCAGCAGTGGCAAGAAGGTCCCACTGTATCTGAAGCGTGTGTTCAGTTTCCTGGCAACTATAGTATGCTTTAAGATCAGAATAAACGATGCAACAGAACTGAAGAGTACCTTAAAAGAGGTAAACTTACGGAGACTTTGTATTCTTATTTACTAACTGTCAAAAGCAAATAATAATTtagatttaataataaaataattcaagtGAAGAGCtttcaatgtgacagcaaaccgggttttcttttatgtgaactgtatccataatccatttgccAACACTGAACTGATTAACAATACCTattcagaaatacatgtatactgtaccctacaagtacatgtatatgcaatattctgcgAGATAATTactaaggttttttttattacgaaTATTCAAAATCAGAGTATTATGCATATTTCGGATATATGTCAAATTGATCAGCAAAACATCAACTTCCTAGTATCTTGAAAACTGAAAAGGGAGTATCTGTACaatagggtacccttttggcagccgtcCGCCCGCCTGCCCGACAGTCCACcactttcaatatttcaataactggatttttcctTAGGAAAACTCTTCCATACTTAATATTGTGACGCATGCGTAATATACTTCTAGAGAATGATCTAATTTTTTGTAGCGGAAGGTGACACATCACGACAACAGAGCGTTCGAACACACCAATGGGAATACCTTGGACACGtcaaagaatgaaaaaatcaaCATGTTTTTCCACAACGGTTTTCATCACTTAAACCACCGTCAAGTGACGGAAAACGAAAACGATAACCTTCGTGCAGAGGAGATGATTCCTGACGAAACCATTGTGGATTCATCCTCTGCAACTTCCGAGATCGTTAACTGTGTAAAACAACAGTTATCAATTCTTGGGAATATTGAAAACGTTCTTCACAAAAAGAGGACACTGGCCGAATCTGTCGAGGAATGGCAGGCTATGGCCCAAATTATGGACAGGGTGTTTCTCATCTTCTTCACATTAGTTTCCTTCATTTACTCATTGACATTCCTGATGAATAGCTATTTACAAGACAATGACTAGCTAATTAATCATCAGTATTTGTGTTTTTGATTCCATCATTTTATGTTAACTTTGTGTCTGATCAAATCCTTGTCCTcgtattatattttatagaaGAATGTTTACTTACAGGTtaataaaatgcaatatttataatagttaacaataaaaaaatcaagttaaTATGTCTTACTTTATGTAGGGTATAGATTTGTCTTTTTTCTGATAGACTATAAGGTTCAAACATTGTATTCAAGCTATCCGACAATGGACCAAACTTACAGTAAACaaagaaattggaaaaaaaacaacttttttcaacatttattttctGTATTGGTTCGTTCTCTGTCAATTTTGTTATCAAGCAATACCGCATCAACCACTTCTTCTGAATTTTCGGACTTGTCCATTTTTGAAGACTGTGCATTCTGATTTTCAGCACTTACTGAGTCTTTGTCCATATTTTTTATAGTTTCACTTTGGTTCACATCTTGATTTAGAGTTAAATTTTCCATGTCCTTCACATTGTCAAACTCTGGCTTGGTACTTGCATGTGGACGATGATTTCCAGAGAATTTTCTTTTGTCCTCAAAGAATGCCTTCAGTAAAACGTTGTGAAGCTGCCCCTCTGTATTTGGTGGATCAGGCTTAACCTTTGGCCAAGGATTCTCTGTGAGAGACAGATAAATTTTGCTATACAGATTTATCTTTCAACTGTGCATGTAGTTTTCAGAGTGTTTACTTATTTTCCTAATAGTCTTGAACATATTTTTCAGtctttacatgtacttacacatgtatttattaaaatccCAAAATGTTTCATTATGGAATCCAGGTATTTCACAAATTGATAGCAATTCAGTACCACAATGTTGCAATAATAAAAATGtgtctacatgtatacatgtaaccatAGAATGGTGATTCAGAATATCAAACCCAACAACCTCTAACTTAAAGGCATGATCATTAACTTCTAAGATATGTCAAAGAGCAGAAGTGAATGATAATTAACTTCTTCCaatagaaaaaattaagatGACTACACAGTTTCTAACATGACAGCCATCACTTATTTGTGGTGAATCAATTTTCGAGAATTTTGCAACTACCCCTTACCCACAAATTGATAATCCCAACGGAAAGTGAAACAAAGTCTTTATTCAATATTAACTGGTATtgagtaaataattaaaaaaattgacaaaactaTATGCACACAAACTTTTAAATAGATtattatcaaaagaaaattagtttcctcaaaatttaaatgattccacacaaAACAAATAGTTCTCGATGCAAAGAATTATCAATCTTCCTGAGAAGCTGACAGAAATAACTGTTTTTCGAAATTGTGTGTATAACATTAATgaacttcatttttaaaaatccattttgacaatataattttaagctgATACTACGAAATCTGATATCTACAGACCTATCTTAATAACTGAATCTAATATACTGagcatctgaaatttttataaaaatgaaaggaaaattGAGCAAGCTAGCTTACATATACCGTATATACCCTAAACTATTACCGGTAATTGACAATGCTAtgcatttaattattaaatgggAAGGTACTTGTAGAcataaatacacaaaataaatttgataaagaGCATAACATGCCATAAAACTCACAGCTCAAAACTCCTGTATCTATTCCTTTGTCTttagaagcaaaaaaaaaatctctaattTCAAAAGGGAAGAAACTCCCCAAAACTAACGAAATCAAAATTTCctggtaatatgcacatcttCACATTGTGTCCTGAATGCTAAATACAATGTTTCACAATAATTTCCTTGCAGGTGAAAGAGGGGTTGTGATTACAGAGTGTtcattgctacatgtatattcagtactggtacatgtgtatatggCCAAAAGGAcgaaaaattcttcattattcaAAAGGACTGATAGCCcctgaaaaataatgaaatccaGATTTCCTGGAAATATGCACACCTTCACATTGAGTCTTAAataccataaaaaaaaattccgaaattaT
The nucleotide sequence above comes from Magallana gigas chromosome 2, xbMagGiga1.1, whole genome shotgun sequence. Encoded proteins:
- the LOC105317317 gene encoding neuronal acetylcholine receptor subunit alpha-10; the protein is MTPKTLRLFSYGVILTFFTRYRFAEASNLSDLVDNLFQNYHTHVRPVCDSDSPIHVKLGIAVRQIINLNEPKQIIEINAWIRLRWNDCHMRWNSSQYGIGHFVVPYNKVWVPDVTLYDNVDSQLLGLKDYRPAIYSDGSVVYNFPTVISSLCKVDVTYFPFDKQICRLQFGSWAHNGLELNMSGISNEADLSAFVDSVEWEVTSVPMVRHVLYYKCCPEPYPDVTFYLKMKRKPLFYLMNLVFPCMLISTVACLGFILPPDSGEKVSLEITVLLSLAVFLMVVSETMPPSSETFPYIGVYFTCAMLLVSMSCLMTVVVLNLHFKGSSGKKVPLYLKRVFSFLATIVCFKIRINDATELKSTLKERKVTHHDNRAFEHTNGNTLDTSKNEKINMFFHNGFHHLNHRQVTENENDNLRAEEMIPDETIVDSSSATSEIVNCVKQQLSILGNIENVLHKKRTLAESVEEWQAMAQIMDRVFLIFFTLVSFIYSLTFLMNSYLQDND